The following are from one region of the Salmo salar chromosome ssa27, Ssal_v3.1, whole genome shotgun sequence genome:
- the LOC106588852 gene encoding homeobox protein XHOX-3 — protein sequence MENRKEMVMLAEGGQLGTVVGKTGSNFSEAVGSPAQEPQGKTVHRTCLSPGSAPYSRDRADEEVEGAQGRVCADVRPVGMSSSTERRRIDHTNKEISSSDTESDFYEEIDVSCTPESMDYPNGKGRNGDSPCHPSDSGMDLGKMGSGQGSLSYGADAMRRYRTAFTREQIGRLEKEFYRENYVSRPRRCELAASLNLPETTIKVWFQNRRMKDKRQRLAMTWPHPADPAFYTYMMNHAAATGNLGYSFPSHLPLPYYSHLGVGAGSASSATPFSNPLRSLDSFRMLSHPYQRPELLCAFRHPSLYPSPAHSLGPGGSPCSCLACHSAQTNGFPQRPTGSDFPCSPTSRTDAFLTFTPSVLSKSSPVTLDQREEVPLTR from the exons ATGGAAAACAGAAAGGAGATGGTGATGCTCGCGGAGGGAGGTCAACTTGGCACCGTGGTTGGCAAGACGGGCTCTAATTTCTCGGAAGCAGTTGGAAGCCCCGCGCAAGAACCGCAAGGAAAGACGGTCCACAGGACCTGCCTGAGCCCGGGTTCTGCACCCTACTCGCGAGACAGAGCGGACGAGGAGGTGGAGGGCGCACAGGGACGCGTGTGCGCTGATGTAAGGCCGGTTGGCATGTCCTCTTCTACCGAGAGACGCCGGATAGATCACACCAACAAAGAAATCAGCAGCTCGGACACTGAGTCAGACTTCTATGAGGAAATTGATGTGAGCTGCACGCCAGAAAGCATGGACTACCCCAATGGGAAAG GTCGAAACGGGGATTCCCCCTGCCACCCGAGTGACAGCGGCATGGATCTTGGTAAGATGGGTTCGGGACAGGGCTCGCTGTCCTACGGGGCCGACGCGATGCGACGGTACCGGACAGCATTCACTCGGGAGCAAATCGGCCGGTTGGAGAAGGAATTCTACCGGGAGAATTACGTGTCCAGGCCGAGGAGATGCGAACTGGCGGCTTCACTAAATTTACCAGAGACCACAATCAAG GTGTGGTTCCAGAACCGCCGAATGAAGGACAAGCGGCAGCGTCTGGCCATGACGTGGCCTCACCCCGCCGACCCCGCCTTCTACACCTACATGATGAACCACGCGGCCGCCACCGGAAATCTCGGTTACTCCTTCCCGTCCCACCTGCCATTACCGTATTACTCCCACCTTGGGGTCGGAGCCGGCTCGGCCTCCTCCGCCACCCCATTCTCCAACCCACTCAGGTCCCTCGACAGTTTCCGGATGTTGTCTCATCCCTACCAGAGGCCGGAGCTGCTGTGTGCGTTCAGGCACCCTTCCCTGTACCCCAGCCCGGCCCACAGCCTCGGTCCCGGGGGGAGCCCCTGTTCCTGCCTCGCCTGTCACTCCGCTCAAACAAACGGCTTTCCACAGAGGCCCACCGGGTCAGACTTCCCGTGCTCCCCAACGAGCAGGACTGACGCGTTTCTGACGTTTACACCGTCGGTGCTGAGCAAGTCCTCGCCGGTGACTttggaccagagagaggaggtgcCATTGACCAGATAA